Proteins from a genomic interval of Candidatus Binatia bacterium:
- the whiA gene encoding DNA-binding protein WhiA, with protein sequence MISADTKDALARDVPAADHCREALLAGLALYGGKGGEFVTHRNAVARLFWSLLDERKSHPIETRAPTRLQRLPTFAIALPERLRTVPRKPVRKCDRLIEVRAAFLACGSLAAGAHGYHLEFVARTEEAAQRLKWMLRSTGVPPKQSRRKGRLVLYYKDFEAIAELLTHVGAFAAVLQLEDVRALRETKNRIHRLVNTEAANLERTAAAAAAQRRVIEYLRSAYGLSRLTPALREIAELRLKHPDESLAELGRRCKPAIGKPTVSSRLGALSRLADQLGAGR encoded by the coding sequence GTGATCTCCGCCGACACGAAGGACGCGCTCGCGCGCGACGTGCCCGCCGCCGACCACTGCCGCGAGGCGTTGCTCGCCGGGCTCGCTCTCTATGGCGGTAAGGGCGGCGAGTTCGTCACGCATCGCAACGCCGTCGCGCGGCTCTTCTGGTCGCTGCTCGACGAACGCAAGTCGCATCCGATCGAGACCCGCGCGCCGACGCGTCTCCAGCGCCTCCCTACGTTCGCGATCGCGTTGCCGGAGCGGCTGCGCACCGTTCCGCGCAAGCCCGTGCGCAAGTGCGATCGGCTGATCGAAGTGCGCGCGGCCTTTCTCGCCTGCGGCTCGCTCGCGGCGGGCGCGCACGGCTACCATCTGGAGTTCGTGGCGCGCACCGAAGAGGCCGCGCAGCGTCTGAAGTGGATGTTGCGCAGCACCGGCGTGCCCCCGAAGCAGTCCCGGCGCAAAGGCCGGCTCGTTCTCTACTACAAGGATTTCGAGGCGATCGCCGAGTTGCTGACGCACGTCGGCGCGTTCGCCGCGGTCCTGCAGCTCGAGGACGTGCGGGCGCTGCGCGAGACGAAGAATCGCATCCATCGGCTCGTCAACACCGAAGCGGCGAATCTCGAACGCACCGCCGCGGCTGCGGCCGCGCAGCGCCGCGTCATCGAGTATCTGCGCAGCGCCTACGGCCTCTCGCGGCTGACGCCGGCGCTGCGCGAGATCGCCGAACTTCGTTTGAAGCATCCCGACGAGTCGCTCGCGGAGTTGGGGCGGCGCTGCAAGCCCGCGATCGGCAAGCCAACCGTGAGCAGCCGCCTCGGCGCCCTCAGCCGCCTCGCCGACCAGCTCGGGGCGGGCAGGTGA
- a CDS encoding RNA-binding S4 domain-containing protein has product MRLDKFMKVSRLAKRRSEAHEALEHGRIAKDGRPLKPGYQVKPGDVLEIHYATKFVTVRVREVPLRVTPAVKPADMYEVLNSRADDDDWL; this is encoded by the coding sequence GTGCGCCTCGATAAGTTCATGAAGGTCTCCCGGCTGGCCAAGCGGCGGAGCGAAGCGCACGAGGCGCTGGAGCACGGGCGGATCGCAAAAGACGGCCGGCCGCTGAAGCCGGGGTATCAGGTGAAGCCCGGCGACGTCCTCGAGATTCATTACGCGACGAAGTTCGTCACGGTTCGCGTGCGCGAAGTGCCGCTGCGCGTCACGCCCGCCGTCAAGCCGGCGGATATGTACGAGGTTCTCAATTCGCGCGCCGATGACGACGATTGGCTGTGA
- a CDS encoding PadR family transcriptional regulator produces the protein MKFALLKLLSEVPRHGYDLIREIRDKGWGAGAGSVYPLLAALESAGLIAGREEGDRRIYEITEQGRRLLGEHAAELERLLNDAGDDEEAEDDHPTQLRSSAGRLMQAVAQLGPSSKPETIERVSHVLDTARKEIYKLLAEE, from the coding sequence TTGAAGTTCGCGCTGCTCAAGCTGCTCTCCGAAGTCCCCCGGCACGGATACGATTTGATCCGCGAGATTCGCGATAAGGGCTGGGGCGCCGGAGCCGGGTCGGTCTATCCGCTGCTCGCCGCGCTCGAGAGCGCGGGCCTGATCGCCGGACGCGAAGAGGGCGATCGCCGCATCTACGAGATTACCGAACAGGGACGGCGGCTGCTCGGCGAACACGCCGCGGAGTTGGAGCGCCTGCTCAACGACGCCGGCGACGACGAAGAGGCGGAAGACGACCATCCGACGCAACTCCGCTCGTCGGCGGGACGGCTGATGCAGGCGGTCGCACAGCTCGGTCCGTCATCGAAACCCGAGACGATCGAACGCGTATCCCACGTGCTCGACACGGCCCGGAAAGAGATCTACAAACTGCTAGCCGAGGAGTAA
- a CDS encoding MATE family efflux transporter, with amino-acid sequence MWQILLVFLVPLMLSNVLQSASQTMASIWIGRLISTQALGAVSAVFPVIFLLFSFVFGVSSGSSVLIGQAFGARDHHKVKKIAGTVLGAALYLGIVVAVVGSLCSATMLGWLGTPHDIVGQADAYARVIFLTMPIFFVYFVYATILRGTGDSTTPFYALIVSAVLAIAITPFFILGIFGLPKLGVVSAAVAGGIANLAALAWLVYYLDRHDHPLKFDRETLRDMLPDWKILGSVVRIGLPTGLQVIVVSLAELAVISFVNRFGSSATAAYGAVNQVVGYVQFPAISIGIAASIFGAQCIGARREDKLGSVIRSAVGLNYAVGALIIGSCYIFAWVILGWFITDRHTLQIAHELLMITLWSYAVFGNSAVLSGLMRGSGDVIVPTANGIFAIGVEVVAAYLLMHRFGLDGVWMGYPIAFCTALTLQFCYYEFVWKKKTHERLA; translated from the coding sequence ATGTGGCAGATCCTCCTCGTCTTTCTCGTGCCCTTGATGCTCAGCAACGTCCTGCAATCGGCGTCGCAGACGATGGCGAGCATCTGGATCGGGCGGTTGATCTCGACCCAGGCGCTCGGCGCCGTCTCGGCGGTCTTCCCCGTGATATTCCTGTTGTTCTCGTTCGTCTTCGGCGTCTCGAGCGGCAGCAGCGTGCTGATCGGTCAAGCCTTCGGCGCGCGCGATCACCACAAGGTGAAGAAGATCGCCGGCACCGTGCTCGGCGCCGCGCTCTACCTCGGCATCGTCGTCGCCGTCGTCGGATCGCTCTGCTCCGCGACGATGCTCGGCTGGCTCGGAACGCCGCACGACATCGTCGGACAGGCCGACGCCTACGCGCGCGTGATCTTCCTCACGATGCCGATATTCTTCGTCTACTTCGTCTACGCGACGATCCTGCGCGGCACGGGCGACTCGACGACGCCTTTCTACGCGCTGATCGTCTCGGCCGTGCTCGCGATCGCGATCACGCCGTTCTTCATCCTCGGGATCTTCGGCTTGCCCAAGCTCGGCGTCGTCAGCGCCGCCGTGGCCGGCGGCATCGCCAACTTGGCGGCGCTCGCGTGGCTCGTCTACTATCTCGACCGGCACGACCATCCGCTGAAGTTCGACCGCGAGACGCTGCGCGATATGCTGCCGGACTGGAAGATCCTCGGATCCGTCGTCCGCATCGGGCTGCCGACCGGGCTGCAAGTGATCGTCGTCTCGCTCGCCGAGCTCGCGGTCATCTCGTTCGTCAATCGCTTCGGCTCGAGCGCGACGGCCGCGTACGGCGCCGTCAATCAAGTCGTGGGCTACGTCCAATTCCCCGCGATCTCGATCGGCATCGCCGCCTCAATCTTCGGCGCGCAGTGCATCGGCGCGCGCCGCGAGGACAAGCTCGGCAGCGTGATTCGCTCGGCGGTCGGTCTCAACTACGCCGTCGGAGCGCTCATCATCGGCTCGTGCTACATCTTCGCCTGGGTGATCCTCGGATGGTTCATCACCGACCGGCACACCCTGCAGATCGCGCACGAACTGCTCATGATCACGCTCTGGAGCTACGCCGTCTTCGGCAACTCCGCCGTGCTCAGCGGCCTCATGCGCGGCAGCGGCGACGTGATCGTGCCGACGGCAAACGGCATCTTCGCCATCGGCGTCGAGGTCGTCGCCGCCTACCTGCTCATGCACCGCTTCGGATTGGACGGCGTCTGGATGGGCTACCCGATCGCGTTCTGCACCGCGCTCACGCTGCAGTTCTGCTACTACGAATTCGTCTGGAAGAAAAAGACGCACGAACGCCTCGCGTAG
- a CDS encoding hotdog domain-containing protein: MTSILRVRMSSQDGHYGGGLVDGARILALFGDVATELLIRLDGDEGLFAAYSEIRFLAPTYAGDYVEAEGRIVKVGKTSRHMEFEARKVIAARPEMNDSAADVLDPPIVVCRATGTCVTPKDKKRN, from the coding sequence ATGACGTCGATCCTGCGCGTGCGGATGAGCTCGCAGGACGGCCATTACGGCGGCGGACTCGTGGACGGAGCGCGCATCCTCGCGCTCTTCGGCGACGTCGCGACCGAACTGCTGATCCGGCTCGACGGCGACGAAGGGCTCTTCGCGGCCTACTCCGAGATCCGGTTTCTCGCTCCCACCTACGCGGGCGATTACGTCGAAGCCGAGGGGCGCATCGTCAAGGTCGGCAAGACGTCGCGGCACATGGAGTTCGAAGCGCGCAAGGTTATCGCCGCGCGTCCCGAGATGAACGACAGCGCCGCCGACGTGCTCGATCCGCCGATCGTCGTCTGCCGCGCGACCGGCACGTGCGTCACGCCCAAAGACAAGAAACGCAACTAG
- the mazG gene encoding nucleoside triphosphate pyrophosphohydrolase codes for MLVRIVGLGPGNPGLLTIGGLDALREIGSAVAPLAPQNLTAYLESNGVAIVRGMVDDPALFVRGGADEVARFAERIGTAPEGALALAVLGNPLSDFPGLPPLLRALEARGVRCEIVPGVARATLSAAIAMPLVPLPPQSAHYTWDDLIEIMARLRMDCPWDREQTHRTLVPYLIEETFEVVEAIEISHLEGLCEELGDLLLQVVFHAQLATETGKFGIADVVDALSNKMVRRHPHVFADAVIEDVDAQWRSWERLKALEKTGRGRRSRLDGIPKHLGALQRGQRMQEKAARVGFDWPAIDGVLEKLSEELEELAQARRERQDDSHVREELGDVFFTLVNLSRALGIDAETAMREANEKFYRRFAFMEERAAANGKSLSDLSLDELEELWQLAKA; via the coding sequence GTGCTGGTTCGCATCGTTGGTCTGGGTCCGGGAAATCCCGGACTCCTGACCATCGGCGGCCTCGACGCGCTGCGCGAGATCGGGAGCGCCGTCGCGCCTCTCGCCCCGCAAAACCTCACCGCGTATCTCGAGAGCAACGGCGTCGCGATCGTGCGCGGCATGGTCGACGACCCCGCGCTCTTCGTGCGCGGCGGCGCCGATGAGGTCGCGCGCTTCGCGGAGCGCATCGGCACCGCGCCCGAGGGCGCGCTCGCGCTGGCCGTGCTCGGCAACCCGCTCTCCGACTTCCCCGGACTACCGCCGCTGCTGCGAGCGCTCGAGGCACGCGGCGTTCGCTGTGAGATCGTGCCCGGCGTTGCGCGCGCGACGTTATCCGCGGCGATCGCGATGCCGCTCGTTCCGCTTCCGCCGCAATCGGCGCATTACACGTGGGACGACTTGATCGAGATCATGGCCCGCTTGCGGATGGACTGCCCGTGGGATCGAGAGCAGACGCATCGCACCCTCGTCCCGTATCTCATCGAAGAGACGTTCGAAGTCGTCGAGGCGATCGAGATCTCGCATCTCGAGGGGCTCTGCGAAGAGCTCGGCGATCTGCTCCTGCAAGTCGTCTTTCACGCGCAACTAGCGACCGAGACCGGAAAGTTCGGCATCGCCGACGTCGTCGACGCGCTCTCGAACAAGATGGTCCGGCGCCATCCGCACGTCTTCGCCGACGCGGTCATCGAAGACGTCGACGCGCAGTGGCGCAGCTGGGAGCGCCTCAAAGCGCTCGAAAAAACCGGACGCGGTCGCCGCAGCCGGCTCGACGGAATCCCGAAGCACCTCGGCGCGCTGCAACGCGGTCAGCGCATGCAGGAGAAGGCCGCGCGCGTCGGCTTCGACTGGCCCGCGATCGACGGCGTGCTCGAGAAGCTCTCGGAGGAGCTCGAGGAACTGGCGCAGGCGCGACGCGAGCGCCAGGACGACTCGCACGTGCGCGAAGAGCTCGGCGACGTCTTCTTCACCCTCGTCAACCTCTCGCGGGCGCTCGGCATCGACGCCGAGACGGCGATGCGCGAGGCGAACGAGAAATTTTACCGGCGTTTCGCCTTCATGGAAGAGCGCGCCGCCGCAAACGGGAAGAGCCTCTCCGATCTCTCGCTCGACGAACTCGAGGAATTATGGCAACTGGCGAAGGCATGA